The following proteins come from a genomic window of Diadema setosum chromosome 20, eeDiaSeto1, whole genome shotgun sequence:
- the LOC140244097 gene encoding cilia- and flagella-associated protein 69-like, giving the protein MTTKLQPKPPVPVVGHIITDEEMGLKQGIKIQPVNFAKVIKLLTDPHSVALYERHNHALQRLIRHFNAGFLLKDLVQVFKILNVCADRSHEQPMYIKPMLEMLRLCSMPFLKEKSSDEATYSQIVIESFSQLGYLMRVPSREVRIQLADTLEAIYTSSTKGLQVQDHQPATRAYNVAMVERSDIAETLVKSLTLLENDLEVKLRLMIILQHFSTSSPINCNKMLSADAASRIGSRMNDPDPSGRLLFLSIEILWNLMANGDRVEMARQLNSFICIDALKDAFTHQMTNGYSHYDRQLRNDLLVITTLAAANNPEAPFIETGYAKTLILFATFQEVRSHNALVKYLKLGTSPEDFELKKLLINVVVVLSQEPSVIPLLSEGHVILALLSFIRSNENSSQPQEWSPAQFEEIQLHAMGALCTLAPLCIQDYMTCQGNTRLLLLLEWCVGKDDFAGHGNAFHGKGGRGNKRAQMRYCLHLMRSVVSLNDAEVNQDLVDQGAINQLLDILLSATRSSIEDDAIDVEMQCDMLFILSVLCEGNMHRKELYGEKGVEVVRRYLKTDAKKLNRGLGYHRLMLATVDNIWCCVVGAYINEDQFLEGQGVFLLLNLLESSHRNTHNLILGCLTDLCENPKTVGHLLAWKGSKERGVASLLVDVWRQEEANIGVRRDENGVLADASIPLMGTFQLEAGIQPLPATQPSHAITDISENMRAKIYSLFCKMGFDNPKGLSTEEHVTLIIIKRFMDFKEGEIWNEIASELDQENVRPVTPDKELLELLGRSSQELAESITEEQNDLLDAQRQQALLEEQELYSEIKENHRQREKSIKKWNDFVARTSNYAILKSSKGRQDIAIDQSRAKQMDTEHSFHDVDLPSLQTTTFQGRSIMVDSTPRDILDGSTLIKSHTEGEKGVTLSNQTSIIVS; this is encoded by the exons ggcATAAAGATTCAACCAGTCAATTTTGCTAAGGTCATCAAGCTGTTAACAGATCCACATTCA GTTGCTCTATATGAAAGACACAACCATGCTCTTCAGAGGCTTATTCGTCACTTCAATGCTGGCTTT CTCCTCAAAGACCTGGTGCAGGTGTTTAAGATCCTCAATGTGTGTGCCGACCGTAGCCACGAGCAGCCCATGTACATCAAACCCATGCTTGAGATGCTGCGGCTGTGTAGCATGCCCTTCCTCAAGGAGAAGTCATCAGACGAGGCCACCTACTCCCAGATCGTCATTGAGTCTTTCTCCCAACTCG GATACCTGATGCGAGTACCCAGCAGAGAGGTGCGCATCCAGCTTGCCGACACCCTGGAGGCCATCTACACCAGCAGCACCAAGGGGCTGCAGGTGCAGGACCACCAGCCGGCCACCCGGGCCTACAATGTGGCCATGGTGGAGAGGAGTGACATTGCGGAAACGCTGGTCAAG TCACTGACCTTACTTGAGAATGACCTTGAGGTCAAGTTGCGTCTGATGATCATCCTTCAGCACTTCTCGACATCCTCGCCCATCAACTGTAACAAGATGCTTTCAGCGGACGCAGCCAGTCGCATCGGCAGCAGGATGAATGACCCCGACCCATCTGGCAG ATTGCTGTTCCTCTCAATTGAAATCCTGTGGAACCTGATGGCTAATGGAGATAGGGTGGAGATGGCCAGGCAACTGAACTCCTTCATTTGCATCGA TGCCCTGAAAGATGCCTTCACACATCAGATGACAAATGGATACAGCCATTACGACAGACAACTGAG GAATGACCTTCTGGTCATCACTACGCTGGCTGCAGCAAACAACCCAGAGGCGCCATTCATT GAAACTGGATATGCCAAGACTTTGATTCTCTTTGCCACGTTCCAGGAGGTGCGCAGTCATAATGCATTGGTGAAATACCTCAAGCTAGGGACA AGCCCGGAAGACTTTGAACTGAAGAAGCTTCTCATCAACGTAGTGGTTGTCCTGAGTCAGGAGCCATCTGTCATCCCA CTGCTGAGCGAGGGTCACGTGATCCTGGCCCTCCTCTCCTTCATCCGCAGCAACGAGAACTCCAGCCAGCCCCAGGAGTGGAGCCCCGCCCAGTTTGAGGAGATCCAGCTACATGCCATGGGGGCGCTGTGCACCCTGGCCCCACTCTGCATCCAGGACTACATGACGTGCCAGGGCAACACCAGACTGCTGCTGCTCCTGGAGTGGTGTGTGGGCAAAG ACGACTTTGCTGGACATGGCAATGCCTTTCATGGAAAGGGTGGTCGCGGCAACAAGCGAGCCCAGATGCGGTACTGCCTCCACCTCATGAGGAGCGTGGTATCACTTAACGATGCTGAGGTCAACCAGGACCTGGTTGACCAGGGAGCCATCAACCAGTTGCTAG ACATCCTGCTGAGTGCGACGAGGTCCAGCATCGAGGACGACGCCATCGATGTCGAGATGCAGTGCGACATGCTCTTCATTCTCTCTGTTCTCTGTGAGGGTAACATGCACAGAAAG GAGCTGTATGGAGAGAAAGGGGTGGAGGTGGTGCGGCGCTACCTCAAGACGGACGCAAAGAAGCTGAACCGGGGCCTGGGCTACCACCGACTCATGCTGGCCACAGTGGACAACATCTGGTGCTGTGTGGTAGGAGCATACATCAACGAGGACCAGTTCCTTGAGGGACAGGGAGTCTTCCTCCTTCTCAACCTACTTGAG TCCTCGCACCGGAACACACACAACCTGATTCTGGGCTGCCTGACAGACCTGTGTGAGAACCCCAAGACGGTGGGCCACCTCCTGGCCTGGAAGGGGAGCAAGGAGCGGGGCGTGGCCAGCCTGCTGGTAGACGTCTGGAGGCAAGAGGAGGCTAACATAGGGGTCAGACGGGATGAGAATGGGGTCCTAGCAG ATGCCAGCATCCCCCTGATGGGAACCTTCCAGCTGGAGGCAGGGATCCAGCCTCTCCCAGCCACCCAGCCCAGCCACGCCATCACCGACATCTCGGAGAACATGCGGGCCAAGATCTACTCCCTCTTCTGCAAGATGG GATTCGATAACCCCAAGGGCCTGTCGACCGAGGAGCACGTCACGCTCATCATCATCAAGAGGTTCATGGACTTTAAGGAGGGAGAGATCTGGAACGAGATCGCGTCGGAGCTGGACCAGGAGAATGTCAGGCCGGTCACACCAGATAAG GAGTTGTTGGAACTGCTCGGCCGCTCCAGCCAGGAGCTGGCGGAGTCCATCACAGAGGAGCAAAATGACCTCCTGGATGCCCAGAGGCAGCAGGCTCTCCTGGAGGAACAGGAGCTCTACTCAGAG ATCAAGGAAAATCATCGGCAGCGAGAGAAGTCCATCaagaagtggaatgactttgtTGCTAGGACTTCCAACTATGCCATTCTCAAG TCGTCCAAAGGTAGACAAGACATCGCCATTGACCAGTCCAGAGCAAAGCAGATGGACACAGA GCACTCATTCCACGACGTTGATCTTCCCTCCCTGCAAACCACA ACTTTCCAAGGTCGCAGCATCATGGTGGACAGCACCCCTCGAGACATCCTGGACGGATCCACCCTCATCAAGAGCCACACGGAGGGGGAGAAGGGCGTTACCCTCAGCAACCAGACGTCCATTATCGTCTCGTGA